From a single Brassica oleracea var. oleracea cultivar TO1000 chromosome C5, BOL, whole genome shotgun sequence genomic region:
- the LOC106295354 gene encoding uncharacterized protein LOC106295354: MGRSCLPRWRVGRLMAGLQLILGLVVITVSLSCLYRFHSAGYFLHNEDICRTIYTIKQVNNNEGFDLKALHDRVDDVLEKMDNLYEKLEKTVKEMEKSKEGSKREIKKFLEEEVMKPFYHAHIGLRQIRLPNPQGIRNSTEKEDPLINKFLVEEIRKYITPKENHVGKMNMFGTERVYNTIGHACVLMKTELEKYMDYDVGAYCDDDWSLAQKLMVNGCDPLPRRRCLTRASMTYQKPYPINESLWKLPDDRNVRWGNYQCRSFACLSSKNPKRGYTKCTGCFEMEKEIGKWITNSTLLADFKIDDVLRVKPGEIRIGLDVGVGTGTFAARMRENNVTIVTTALNLGAPFNEMIALRGLIPLYISLNQRLPFFDNTMDMIHTAGLMDGWIDLLLMDFVLYDWDRVLRPGGFLWIDRFFCKKKDLDDYMYMFLQFRYKKHKWAISPKSKDEVYLSALLEKPPRAI; the protein is encoded by the coding sequence ATGGGGAGATCTTGTTTGCCGAGATGGAGAGTAGGAAGACTAATGGCAGGATTACAACTGATCCTAGGGTTAGTAGTGATCACTGTGAGCCTCTCATGTCTCTATAGATTCCATTCCGCTGGTTACTTCTTGCACAACGAAGACATTTGCCGCACCATCTACACAATCAAACAAGTCAACAACAACGAAGGATTCGACCTAAAGGCCCTCCACGACCGCGTCGATGATGTCCTCGAAAAGATGGATAACTTGTACGAAAAGTTAGAGAAGACGGTAAAAGAGATGGAGAAGAGCAAAGAGGGAAGCAAAAGAGAGATCAAGAAGTTTCTTGAAGAAGAAGTAATGAAGCCGTTTTATCACGCTCACATCGGGTTGAGACAAATCCGCTTACCAAACCCTCAAGGAATCAGAAACTCAACGGAGAAAGAAGATCCCTTGATCAACAAGTTTCTCGTCGAGGAGATAAGGAAGTACATAACCCCAAAGGAGAATCATGTTGGGAAGATGAACATGTTTGGAACAGAGAGAGTTTACAACACGATAGGTCACGCATGTGTGTTGATGAAGACGGAGCTAGAGAAGTACATGGACTACGACGTTGGAGCGTATTGTGATGATGATTGGAGCTTAGCACAGAAGCTTATGGTTAACGGGTGTGACCCGTTGCCTAGAAGACGGTGCTTGACAAGAGCTTCAATGACTTACCAGAAGCCTTATCCCATCAACGAGTCGTTATGGAAGCTTCCTGATGATAGAAACGTGAGGTGGGGGAACTACCAGTGCAGGAGCTTTGCGTGCTTGTCAAGTAAAAACCCTAAAAGGGGTTACACCAAATGCACTGGATGTTTTGAGATGGAGAAAGAGATTGGTAAGTGGATCACAAACAGTACTTTGTTAGCTGATTTCAAGATTGATGATGTTTTGAGAGTGAAGCCAGGTGAGATTAGGATTGGTTTGGATGTCGGTGTTGGGACAGGAACATTTGCAGCGAGAATGAGAGAGAATAATGTGACTATTGTCACTACTGCTCTCAACTTGGGAGCTCCTTTCAATGAGATGATTGCGTTGAGAGGTTTGATCCCTTTGTACATCTCTTTGAACCAGAGGCTGCCGTTTTTCGACAATACCATGGATATGATTCATACTGCTGGGTTAATGGATGGTTGGATCGATCTTCTGCTGATGGATTTCGTGTTGTATGATTGGGACAGAGTGCTGAGACCGGGTGGGTTTCTGTGGATTGATAGATTCTTCTGTAAGAAGAAGGATCTTGATGACTACATGTACATGTTCCTGCAGTTTAGGTACAAGAAACACAAGTGGGCTATATCACCTAAGTCAAAGGATGAGGTTTATCTCTCTGCATTGCTTGAGAAACCTCCTCGTGCTATCTAA
- the LOC106295352 gene encoding protein ALWAYS EARLY 2-like isoform X1: MAPAVRKSRSVNKRFTNEPSPRKDAGSSRKSKQRKTKFSDKLGPQWTKGELERFYDYYRKYGQDWRKVAAAIRNSRSVDMVEALFNMNKAYLSLPEGTASVAGLIAMMTDHYSVMEGSGSEGEGLDVPEAPRKQQKRKRAKPQLSDSREEDDRQQHPVASTDGCLKFLKQARANGTHRRATGKRTPRVPVQTSRDDGEGATPPNKRARKQRLDANDDVAAHFLELTLTDASRWEGSPQVSESPNKRTEPSDKSPIKSWGKMSRTRKASREKKLESDREDVEGVGEMEAPRKVKRVYKKRVNVEEAECNDSDDNGGACSATEGRRIKSKRRKAGVEASRGTYSPRSPKEEDNKFTSGDEFDALQALADLSASLLPGALMESESSAQLKEERIENDMDEKSSSPDDSHGEKADSEPDDSLLHAISAIGNAAYSRKPKSSRQPSTDCNAVPTEKLEPEPISGSSRRKRKPKKLWDETPAESTRKKSTNKQKELAQEDVNMKSSPRTKRSGQGPPQSKQLNAVKELEESTTTTSDKKRSAMDVVEVATTKEVSDSGAASIPQKPPNRRKMSLKKSLQERDNKSSETIHKASRSSRSLSEQELLLKDKLSTSLSHPLARRRCMFEWFYSAIDHPWFAKMEFVDYLNHVGLGHIPRLTRLEWSVIKSSLGRPRRFSERFLQEEREKLKQYRESVRKHYTELRTGAREGLPTDLARPLAVGNRVIAIHPKTREIHDGKILTVDHSQCNVLFDDLGVELVKDIDCMPSNPLEYMPEGLRRQVDKCLSIKKEAQLSGVSVIFPPCGLENVDFSMNQSLNQGDMVAPILHGKVLASPHQTSQPCIINYSKGREAEIQRVLALQHALDEKEMEPEMIEIVKGSKTRAQAMVDAAIKAASSVKEGEDAIKMIQEALDMVGKHQPLRSSVVKHEEHANGGVGHHQNPSPSSDASKPVANNDFISQDGSEKNEAQMPSELVTSCVASWLMIQMCTERQYPPSDVAQLIDTAVTSLQPRCPQNLPIYREIQMCMGRIKTQILSLVPS; this comes from the exons ATGGCACCGGCGGTTAGGAAGTCGAGGAGTGTGAACAAGCGTTTCACCAATGAACCTTCGCCGAGAAAAGATGCTGGGAGCTCCAGAAAATCTAAGCAGCGT AAGACGAAATTTTCTGACAAGCTGGGACCTCAGTGGACCAAAGGAGAGCTCGAGCGTTTCTATGACTACTACCGAAAGTACGGGCAGGACTGGAGAAAG GTGGCTGCTGCAATTCGGAATAGCAGGTCTGTTGACATGGTGGAAGCCCTTTTTAACATGAATAAG GCTTATTTATCTCTTCCGGAAGGAACTGCCTCTGTAGCTGGTCTCATTGCTATGATGACCGATCATTACAGCGTCATG GAAGGGAGTGGCAGTGAAGGAGAGGGCCTTGATGTTCCAGAAGCACCGAGGAAACAGCAAAAGCGCAAACGTGCAAAACCTCAGCTTAGTGATTCTCGAGAGGAAGATGATAGACAACAACATCCCGTTGCGTCAACTGATGGATGTCTCAAGTTTTTGAAACAAGCACGAGCTAATG GAACTCATCGACGTGCCACTGGCAAACGCACACCTCGGGTTCCTGTACAGACTTCACGGGATGATGGGGAAGGCGCTACTCCACCAAATAAAAGAGCCAGAAAGCAACGACTTGATGCTAATGATGATGTTGCTGCACATTTTTTAGAATTGACATTAACAGACGCATCCAGATGGGAAGGGTCTCCACAAGTTTCTGAATCACCAAATAAAAGAACAGAACCTAGCGACAAGTCGCCAATAAAGAGCTGGGGGAAAATG TCGCGAACGAGAAAAGCTAGCCGAGAAAAGAAGCTTGAATCTGATAGAGAGGATGTGGAAGGAGTTGGCGAAATGGAGGCTCCACGGAAGGTTAAAAGGGTCTACAAGAAAAGAGTCAATGTCGAAGAAGCAGAGTGTAATGATTCTGATGACAACGGTGGGGCATGCAGCGCCACTGAGGGGAGGAGGATTAAATCAAAGAGACGCAAGGCAGGTGTTGAAGCCTCAAGAGGGACATATTCACCGCGCAGCCCAAAAGAAGAAGACAACAAATTTACTTCCGGAG ATGAATTTGATGCTCTGCAAGCCTTAGCTGATTTGTCAGCTTCATTGCTTCCGGGAGCTTTGATGGAATCAG AATCTTCTGCTCAGTTGAAGGAAGAGAGAATAGAAAACGACATGGACGAGAAATCTAGCTCACCAGATGATAGTCATGGGGAAAAAGCAGATTCAGAACCAGATGATAGTCTCCTTCATGCCATTTCTGCTATTGGGAATGCTGCTTACAGTAGAAAACCAAAATCTTCAAGGCAACCATCCACTGATTGTAACGCTGTTCCCACGGAGAAGCTTGAACCGGAGCCTATTAGTGGCAGTTCAAGAAGAAAAAGGAAACCAAAG AAGCTATGGGATGAAACTCCAGCTGAATCTACTCGGAAGAAATCCACAAACAAGCAG AAGGAATTGGCTCAAGAAGACGTTAATATGAAGTCTTCGCCTAGAACAAAACGTTCTGGTCAAGGCCCCCCTCAGTCAAAACAGTTGAACGCTGTCAAGGAGTTGGAGGAATCTACTACAACAACGAGCGATAAGAAAAGATCTGCGATGGATGTAGTAGAAGTGGCAACAACTAAAGAAGTTTCTGATTCGGGTGCAGCCAGTATACCGCAGAAGCCACCAAACAGGCGTAAGATGAGTCTGAAGAAAAGCTTACAGGAAAGGGATAATAAATCTTCTGAAACCATTCATAAAGCTTCGCGCAGCTCGAGATCTCTTTCAGAACAGGAGTTGTTATTAAAG GATAAGCTTTCTACTTCTCTCTCGCATCCCTTGGCACGTCGAAGGTGCATGTTCGAATGGTTTTATAGTGCCATCGACCATCCCTGGTTTGCAAAGATGGAGTTTGTCGATTACCTAAATCACGTAGGACTTGGTCACATTCCTAGACTTACTCGTCTTGAATGGAGCGTCATTAAAAG CTCTCTTGGTAGACCACGAAGATTCTCTGAAAGATTTTTACAGGAAGAGAGGGAGAAACTCAAGCAGTACCGTGAGTCTGTGAGAAAGCATTACACAGAGCTTCGAACAGGTGCAAGGGAAGGGCTTCCTACAGATTTGGCTCGGCCATTAGCAGTTGGGAATAGAGTCATTGCCATTCATCCCAAAACACGAGAGATTCATGATGGGAAAATCCTCACTGTTGACCATAGCCAATGCAACGTTCTGTTTGACGACTTGGGCGTTGAGTTAGTTAAG GACATTGATTGTATGCCTTCAAATCCATTGGAATACATGCCAGAGGGTCTGAGGAGGCAAGTTGATAAGTGCTTGTCCATAAAGAAAGAAGCACAGCTAAGTGGTGTGTCTGTTATATTCCCTCCATGCGGACTTGAGAATGTCGACTTCTCCATGAATCAATCTCTGAACCAG GGTGATATGGTTGCTCCCATTCTGCACGGTAAAGTGTTAGCAAGCCCACATCAGACTAGTCAGCCATGTATCATAAATTATAGCAAAGGACGAGAAGCTGAGATTCAACGAGTACTTGCACTACAGCATGCTTTAGATGAAAAG GAAATGGAGCCTGAGATGATAGAGATTGTCAAGGGTTCAAAGACAAGAGCGCAAGCAATGGTGGATGCAGCTATCAAG GCTGCATCATCTGTGAAGGAAGGAGAAGATGCCATCAAAATGATTCAAGAAGCCTTGGACATGGTTGGCAAACATCAGCCGTTGCGCAGCTCTGTGGTCAAACATGAAGAGCATGCAAACGGCGGCGTAGGGCATCATCAAAACCCATCTCCCTCCTCAGACGCATCAAAGCCTGTGGCTAACAACGATTTCATCTCGCAAGATGGTTCAGAGAAAAACGAGGCTCAAATGCCTTCAGAGCTAGTCACATCCTGTGTTGCCTCTTGGCTCATGATTCAG ATGTGTACGGAGAGGCAGTACCCTCCATCTGATGTGGCACAGCTTATAGACACGGCAGTTACAAGCTTGCAGCCTCGATGCCCGCAGAACCTACCGATCTACAGAGAAATCCAAATGTGTATGGGACGAATCAAGACTCAAATCCTCTCTCTAGTACCAAGTTGA
- the LOC106295352 gene encoding protein ALWAYS EARLY 2-like isoform X2, with amino-acid sequence MAPAVRKSRSVNKRFTNEPSPRKDAGSSRKSKQRKTKFSDKLGPQWTKGELERFYDYYRKYGQDWRKVAAAIRNSRSVDMVEALFNMNKAYLSLPEGTASVAGLIAMMTDHYSVMEGSGSEGEGLDVPEAPRKQQKRKRAKPQLSDSREEDDRQQHPVASTDGCLKFLKQARANGTHRRATGKRTPRVPVQTSRDDGEGATPPNKRARKQRLDANDDVAAHFLELTLTDASRWEGSPQVSESPNKRTEPSDKSPIKSWGKMSRTRKASREKKLESDREDVEGVGEMEAPRKVKRVYKKRVNVEEAECNDSDDNGGACSATEGRRIKSKRRKAGVEASRGTYSPRSPKEEDNKFTSGDEFDALQALADLSASLLPGALMESESSAQLKEERIENDMDEKSSSPDDSHGEKADSEPDDSLLHAISAIGNAAYSRKPKSSRQPSTDCNAVPTEKLEPEPISGSSRRKRKPKKLWDETPAESTRKKSTNKQELAQEDVNMKSSPRTKRSGQGPPQSKQLNAVKELEESTTTTSDKKRSAMDVVEVATTKEVSDSGAASIPQKPPNRRKMSLKKSLQERDNKSSETIHKASRSSRSLSEQELLLKDKLSTSLSHPLARRRCMFEWFYSAIDHPWFAKMEFVDYLNHVGLGHIPRLTRLEWSVIKSSLGRPRRFSERFLQEEREKLKQYRESVRKHYTELRTGAREGLPTDLARPLAVGNRVIAIHPKTREIHDGKILTVDHSQCNVLFDDLGVELVKDIDCMPSNPLEYMPEGLRRQVDKCLSIKKEAQLSGVSVIFPPCGLENVDFSMNQSLNQGDMVAPILHGKVLASPHQTSQPCIINYSKGREAEIQRVLALQHALDEKEMEPEMIEIVKGSKTRAQAMVDAAIKAASSVKEGEDAIKMIQEALDMVGKHQPLRSSVVKHEEHANGGVGHHQNPSPSSDASKPVANNDFISQDGSEKNEAQMPSELVTSCVASWLMIQMCTERQYPPSDVAQLIDTAVTSLQPRCPQNLPIYREIQMCMGRIKTQILSLVPS; translated from the exons ATGGCACCGGCGGTTAGGAAGTCGAGGAGTGTGAACAAGCGTTTCACCAATGAACCTTCGCCGAGAAAAGATGCTGGGAGCTCCAGAAAATCTAAGCAGCGT AAGACGAAATTTTCTGACAAGCTGGGACCTCAGTGGACCAAAGGAGAGCTCGAGCGTTTCTATGACTACTACCGAAAGTACGGGCAGGACTGGAGAAAG GTGGCTGCTGCAATTCGGAATAGCAGGTCTGTTGACATGGTGGAAGCCCTTTTTAACATGAATAAG GCTTATTTATCTCTTCCGGAAGGAACTGCCTCTGTAGCTGGTCTCATTGCTATGATGACCGATCATTACAGCGTCATG GAAGGGAGTGGCAGTGAAGGAGAGGGCCTTGATGTTCCAGAAGCACCGAGGAAACAGCAAAAGCGCAAACGTGCAAAACCTCAGCTTAGTGATTCTCGAGAGGAAGATGATAGACAACAACATCCCGTTGCGTCAACTGATGGATGTCTCAAGTTTTTGAAACAAGCACGAGCTAATG GAACTCATCGACGTGCCACTGGCAAACGCACACCTCGGGTTCCTGTACAGACTTCACGGGATGATGGGGAAGGCGCTACTCCACCAAATAAAAGAGCCAGAAAGCAACGACTTGATGCTAATGATGATGTTGCTGCACATTTTTTAGAATTGACATTAACAGACGCATCCAGATGGGAAGGGTCTCCACAAGTTTCTGAATCACCAAATAAAAGAACAGAACCTAGCGACAAGTCGCCAATAAAGAGCTGGGGGAAAATG TCGCGAACGAGAAAAGCTAGCCGAGAAAAGAAGCTTGAATCTGATAGAGAGGATGTGGAAGGAGTTGGCGAAATGGAGGCTCCACGGAAGGTTAAAAGGGTCTACAAGAAAAGAGTCAATGTCGAAGAAGCAGAGTGTAATGATTCTGATGACAACGGTGGGGCATGCAGCGCCACTGAGGGGAGGAGGATTAAATCAAAGAGACGCAAGGCAGGTGTTGAAGCCTCAAGAGGGACATATTCACCGCGCAGCCCAAAAGAAGAAGACAACAAATTTACTTCCGGAG ATGAATTTGATGCTCTGCAAGCCTTAGCTGATTTGTCAGCTTCATTGCTTCCGGGAGCTTTGATGGAATCAG AATCTTCTGCTCAGTTGAAGGAAGAGAGAATAGAAAACGACATGGACGAGAAATCTAGCTCACCAGATGATAGTCATGGGGAAAAAGCAGATTCAGAACCAGATGATAGTCTCCTTCATGCCATTTCTGCTATTGGGAATGCTGCTTACAGTAGAAAACCAAAATCTTCAAGGCAACCATCCACTGATTGTAACGCTGTTCCCACGGAGAAGCTTGAACCGGAGCCTATTAGTGGCAGTTCAAGAAGAAAAAGGAAACCAAAG AAGCTATGGGATGAAACTCCAGCTGAATCTACTCGGAAGAAATCCACAAACAAGCAG GAATTGGCTCAAGAAGACGTTAATATGAAGTCTTCGCCTAGAACAAAACGTTCTGGTCAAGGCCCCCCTCAGTCAAAACAGTTGAACGCTGTCAAGGAGTTGGAGGAATCTACTACAACAACGAGCGATAAGAAAAGATCTGCGATGGATGTAGTAGAAGTGGCAACAACTAAAGAAGTTTCTGATTCGGGTGCAGCCAGTATACCGCAGAAGCCACCAAACAGGCGTAAGATGAGTCTGAAGAAAAGCTTACAGGAAAGGGATAATAAATCTTCTGAAACCATTCATAAAGCTTCGCGCAGCTCGAGATCTCTTTCAGAACAGGAGTTGTTATTAAAG GATAAGCTTTCTACTTCTCTCTCGCATCCCTTGGCACGTCGAAGGTGCATGTTCGAATGGTTTTATAGTGCCATCGACCATCCCTGGTTTGCAAAGATGGAGTTTGTCGATTACCTAAATCACGTAGGACTTGGTCACATTCCTAGACTTACTCGTCTTGAATGGAGCGTCATTAAAAG CTCTCTTGGTAGACCACGAAGATTCTCTGAAAGATTTTTACAGGAAGAGAGGGAGAAACTCAAGCAGTACCGTGAGTCTGTGAGAAAGCATTACACAGAGCTTCGAACAGGTGCAAGGGAAGGGCTTCCTACAGATTTGGCTCGGCCATTAGCAGTTGGGAATAGAGTCATTGCCATTCATCCCAAAACACGAGAGATTCATGATGGGAAAATCCTCACTGTTGACCATAGCCAATGCAACGTTCTGTTTGACGACTTGGGCGTTGAGTTAGTTAAG GACATTGATTGTATGCCTTCAAATCCATTGGAATACATGCCAGAGGGTCTGAGGAGGCAAGTTGATAAGTGCTTGTCCATAAAGAAAGAAGCACAGCTAAGTGGTGTGTCTGTTATATTCCCTCCATGCGGACTTGAGAATGTCGACTTCTCCATGAATCAATCTCTGAACCAG GGTGATATGGTTGCTCCCATTCTGCACGGTAAAGTGTTAGCAAGCCCACATCAGACTAGTCAGCCATGTATCATAAATTATAGCAAAGGACGAGAAGCTGAGATTCAACGAGTACTTGCACTACAGCATGCTTTAGATGAAAAG GAAATGGAGCCTGAGATGATAGAGATTGTCAAGGGTTCAAAGACAAGAGCGCAAGCAATGGTGGATGCAGCTATCAAG GCTGCATCATCTGTGAAGGAAGGAGAAGATGCCATCAAAATGATTCAAGAAGCCTTGGACATGGTTGGCAAACATCAGCCGTTGCGCAGCTCTGTGGTCAAACATGAAGAGCATGCAAACGGCGGCGTAGGGCATCATCAAAACCCATCTCCCTCCTCAGACGCATCAAAGCCTGTGGCTAACAACGATTTCATCTCGCAAGATGGTTCAGAGAAAAACGAGGCTCAAATGCCTTCAGAGCTAGTCACATCCTGTGTTGCCTCTTGGCTCATGATTCAG ATGTGTACGGAGAGGCAGTACCCTCCATCTGATGTGGCACAGCTTATAGACACGGCAGTTACAAGCTTGCAGCCTCGATGCCCGCAGAACCTACCGATCTACAGAGAAATCCAAATGTGTATGGGACGAATCAAGACTCAAATCCTCTCTCTAGTACCAAGTTGA
- the LOC106295317 gene encoding probable Xaa-Pro aminopeptidase P, with translation MTPLTLSSPSLNRVLFLTSRYSRSPFLRNFKSLPLIHRKLPHNHLLGARCEASSSFTAKSSKEIRKARAEAVVDEKLTALRQQFSKPGVGIDAYIIPSQDAHQSEFIAECYARRAFISGFTGSAGTAVVTKDKAALWTDGRYFLQAEKQLNSSWTLMRAGNPGVLTASEWVADVLASGGRVGIDPFLFSADAAEELKEAIAKKNHELVYLYNVNLVDEIWKYSRPKPPSKQIRVHDLKYAGVDVASKLSSLRNAIMDAGASAIVISMLDEIAWVLNLRGSDVPHSPVMYSYLIVEVDQAQLFVDDSKVNEEVKDHLKNAGIELRPYDSILQEIDSLAARGAQLLMDPSTLNVAIISTYKSACDKYSSKPESKEKFTDGSSTKPSGIYMQSPISWSKAIKNDAELQGMKNSHLRDAAALAHFWAWLEEEVHKNENLTEVDVADRLLEFRSVQDGFMDTSFDTISGSGANGAIIHYKPEPESCSRVDPQKLFLLDSGAQYVDGTTDITRTAHFSEPSAREKECFTRVLQGHIALDQAVFPEGTPGFVLDGFARSSLWKIGLDYRHGTGHGVGAALNVHEGPQSISFRYGNMTPIQSGMIVSNEPGYYEDHSFGIRIENLLHVKDAETPNRFGGATYLGFEKLTFFPIQTKMVDVSLLSHAEIDWLNSYHAEVWEKVSPLLEGPTQQWLWNNTRPLAKP, from the exons ATGACTCCTCTAACCCTTTCGTCGCCGTCCCTGAACCGCGTCCTTTTCCTCACCTCCCGTTACTCTCGCTCTCCGTTTCTCCGCAATTTCAAATCCCTCCCTTTGATCCACCGGAAACTACCTCACAACCATCTTCTCGGCGCGAGGTGCGAAGCTAGCAGCAGCTTTACCGCGAAGTCTTCTAAAGAGATTCGAAAGGCTCGAGCCGAAGCAGTTGTGGACGAGAAGCTTACCGCGCTCCGGCAACAGTTTTCTAAGCCGGGCGTTGGAATCGATGCTTACATCATACCTTCGCAAGATGCTCATCAG AGCGAGTTTATAGCAGAGTGCTATGCGAGGAGGGCTTTTATATCAGGGTTTACAGGAAGTGCTGGTACCGCTGTTGTCACTAAGGATAAGGCCGCTCTATGGACAGATGGCCGCTATTTTCTTCAG GCGGAGAAGCAATTAAACTCTAGCTGGACTCTCATGCGTGCTGGTAATCCGGGAGTCCTTACTGCAAGTGAATGGGTTGCTGATGTTTTGGCTTCTGGTGGAAGAGTTGGTATTGATCCT TTCCTTTTTTCTGCCGATGCAGCTGAGGAATTGAAGGAGGCTATAGCAAAAAAGAACCATGAGTTGGTTTACCTATACAATGTAAACCTTGTGGATGAAATATGGAAGTACTCGAGGCCAAAGCCTCCAAGCAAACAAATAAGGGTACATGACTTGAAGTATGCTGGTGTAGACGTGGCGTCGAAATTGTCGTCTCTGAGAAATGCAATTATGGATGCTGGCGCATCTGCCATAGTTATATCCATGCTTGATGAGATTGCATGGGTGCTTAATCTG AGAGGGAGCGATGTTCCACATTCACCTGTTATGTACTCATATCTGATTGTAGAGGTTGACCAAGCCCAACTCTTTGTAGATGATTCCAAAGTAAATGAGGAGGTGAAAGATCATTTGAAGAACGCAGGGATTGAACTTAGACCTTATGATTCCATTCTTCAAGAAATAGATAG TCTGGCAGCGCGAGGAGCTCAGCTCTTGATGGATCCATCAACCCTCAACGTAGCTATCATTAGTACCTACAAATCTGCGTGTGACAAATATTCGAGTAAGCCCGAAAGCAAAGAAAAATTTACTGATGGCTCCAGCACGAAACCCTCTGGCATTTACATGCAGTCTCCTATCTCCTGGTCAAAAGCCATTAAGAATGATGCCGAGCTACAGGGAATGAAGAACTCTCACTTGAG GGATGCTGCTGCTCTAGCTCATTTCTGGGCCTGGCTGGAAGAAGAAGTGCACAAGAATGAGAACCTTACGGAGGTTGATGTCGCTGACAGGCTCCTGGAGTTCCGTTCAGTGCAGGATGGGTTTATGGATACAAGCTTCGACACGATAAGTG GTTCAGGTGCAAATGGAGCTATTATTCACTACAAACCAGAGCCAGAGAGCTGCAGTCGCGTAGACCCTCAAAAACTTTTCTTACTGGATAGTGGAGCTCAATACGTCGATGGAACAACAGATATCACCAGAACAGCACATTTTAGTGAACCTTCTGCCCGAGAAAAAGAATGTTTCACCCGAGTTTTGCAG GGTCATATAGCTCTTGATCAAGCCGTGTTCCCAGAAGGTACTCCTGGTTTTGTATTGGATGGGTTTGCACGCTCTTCTCTATGGAAAATCGGACTGGATTACCGCCATG GGACAGGACACGGTGTAGGTGCTGCACTCAACGTGCATGAAGGTCCTCAAAGTATTAGCTTTCGGTATGGAAACATGACCCCTATTCAGAGTGGTATGATAGTAAGCAACGAACCGGGATATTATGAAGACCATTCTTTTGGAATCAGAATTGAG AATCTCCTTCATGTGAAAGATGCTGAAACACCAAACCGCTTTGGTGGTGCTACGTACCTTGGATTTGAGAAGCTTACATTCTTCCCCATTCAG ACAAAGATGGTTGATGTTTCTTTATTATCTCATGCTGAGATTGACTGGCTTAATAGTTACCACGCTGAAGTCTGGGAAAAG GTTTCACCTTTGTTAGAAGGTCCTACTCAGCAATGGCTCTGGAACAACACTCGTCCATTAGCCAAACCATGA